A stretch of Rhinoderma darwinii isolate aRhiDar2 chromosome 4, aRhiDar2.hap1, whole genome shotgun sequence DNA encodes these proteins:
- the SAYSD1 gene encoding SAYSvFN domain-containing protein 1, with the protein MEQRLAEFRARKAQTHPQHEESSDGEGRTDAATEQRRKTFIEMAKETIHSVCSRWTTPEPAGTQIADARTEVLQRMPVILEEAAQSDVEPADTPMWKTILLLKFLLWLVLLALFVELEFGLAYFILSMFYWLYEGTRRPGLRKKGEKSAYSVFNPGCEAIQGTLTAEQFERELHYSTLVGT; encoded by the exons ATGGAGCAAAGGCTTGCAGAATTCAGAGCAAGAAAAGCCCAAACTCATCCGCAACATGAGGAAAGCAGTGACGGAGAGGGGAGAACAGATGCAGCCACAGAGCAGAGAAGAAAAACATTTATAGAGATGGCAAAAGAGACAATTCACAGTGTTTGTAGCCGGTGGACAACACCAGAACCTGCAGGAACCCAAATAGCAGATGCCAGGACTGAG GTTTTGCAGAGGATGCCGGTAATCCTAGAAGAAGCTGCACAGTCTGATGTCGAGCCTGCCGATACCCCTATGTGGAAAACCATCCTGCTGTTGAAGTTCCTCCTGTGGCTCGTACTGCTCGCACTTTTTGTGGAACTTGAGTTTGGACTGGCTTATTTTATCCTTTCCATGTTCTATTGGCTATATGAAGGAACTCGCAGGCCTGGCCTAAGAAAGAAAGGAGAGAAGAGCGCTTACTCCGTCTTTAACCCCGGATGTGAGGCCATTCAGGGAACATTGACTGCAGAGCAGTTTGAGAGAGAGCTGCATTACAGTACCCTGGTCGGAACATAG